The Geoglobus acetivorans genome window below encodes:
- a CDS encoding MEMO1 family protein: MRYPRFAGSFYPSNPESLLAMLSDFTDRGRKDDDVVAIVSPHAGYMYSGRTAGRVHSLLRDAETYIIIGPNHTGLGMPVAVSSDEWGTPIGVSKPDSEFVDAMPKATVVPDEMAFAEEHSLEVQLPFLQFLHSDFEIVPICMGLQDEESAREVAREIIQAYEETGKKIAVVASSDMHHYIPDEECRRRDEIIIEAVESMDVRSFYRTIYDTQASVCGYGPIAVAMLVADYFDASAELVHYSTSGDVADKSFVVGYAGIVFRI; encoded by the coding sequence ATGAGATACCCCAGATTTGCAGGCTCCTTTTACCCATCCAACCCGGAGTCCCTGCTTGCCATGCTCAGCGATTTTACCGACAGGGGTAGAAAGGACGATGACGTTGTTGCGATTGTTTCTCCTCACGCAGGATACATGTATTCAGGAAGAACCGCGGGAAGGGTTCACTCCCTGCTGAGGGATGCCGAAACATACATCATCATAGGCCCAAACCATACCGGGCTGGGGATGCCCGTAGCCGTGTCATCGGACGAATGGGGAACGCCGATTGGGGTTTCAAAACCGGATTCGGAGTTTGTAGATGCTATGCCAAAGGCTACTGTTGTACCTGACGAGATGGCTTTTGCCGAAGAGCATAGTCTTGAAGTCCAGCTTCCTTTTTTGCAGTTCCTCCATTCAGATTTTGAGATAGTCCCAATATGCATGGGTTTGCAGGATGAGGAGAGTGCAAGGGAGGTGGCCAGAGAAATAATCCAGGCTTATGAGGAGACGGGTAAAAAGATTGCCGTTGTTGCTTCCAGCGACATGCACCACTACATACCCGATGAGGAGTGCAGGAGAAGGGACGAGATTATCATCGAGGCCGTGGAGAGCATGGACGTGAGGTCGTTTTACAGAACGATATACGACACGCAGGCAAGTGTGTGCGGGTATGGCCCAATAGCCGTGGCGATGCTTGTTGCGGATTATTTTGATGCAAGTGCCGAGCTCGTGCATTACTCCACAAGTGGAGACGTGGCAGACAAGAGCTTCGTTGTTGGATATGCAGGAATCGTTTTCAGGATCTGA
- a CDS encoding diacylglycerol kinase family protein — protein MKLGVVVNPKAGDGPDPELIRNVVLRLEPEGVVTGQDDLGQDYLGSADVVEIPRSFDRNDTIRLVKELDSVVDVIAVFGGDGTASDAASAFPEKPLLCIPMGTTNAGPLMCNPDFRTLTAVDVDGLYIPEYGRVAFNDVVAGPTILGTVDGEIVELDALGYMRGEIKKGNPDKFYARVSEGERIIEGVYGNVFVSMLDQRYLAKGISGGASISAFAGFNCLVACLSHTIVLGSITKEILKNMEPVRTETMSFDSSISLYAETVISADGNPFAFKENVTVEFRKNLVRVLKQG, from the coding sequence ATGAAACTCGGCGTGGTCGTGAACCCAAAGGCGGGTGATGGGCCTGATCCGGAACTTATCCGGAACGTGGTATTGAGGCTTGAGCCTGAAGGTGTGGTTACCGGACAGGATGATCTTGGGCAGGATTACCTTGGTAGCGCAGACGTCGTCGAGATACCTCGCAGTTTCGACAGGAATGATACAATCAGGCTTGTCAAGGAGCTTGACAGTGTTGTGGATGTCATAGCTGTTTTTGGGGGAGATGGCACGGCGAGCGATGCAGCATCAGCATTTCCCGAAAAACCGCTGCTCTGCATACCCATGGGAACAACGAATGCAGGGCCATTAATGTGCAATCCGGACTTCAGAACTCTCACTGCTGTTGATGTGGACGGGCTTTACATCCCTGAATATGGGAGGGTTGCTTTCAACGATGTTGTTGCCGGTCCCACGATTCTTGGAACTGTAGATGGCGAAATTGTTGAGCTCGATGCTCTGGGCTACATGAGGGGGGAGATAAAAAAGGGCAATCCGGACAAGTTCTATGCGAGAGTTTCGGAAGGCGAGAGGATTATCGAGGGTGTGTATGGCAATGTCTTCGTTTCGATGCTTGATCAGAGGTATCTGGCAAAGGGAATCTCCGGAGGTGCATCAATTTCAGCGTTTGCTGGCTTTAACTGTCTCGTTGCCTGTTTGAGCCACACGATCGTTCTCGGCTCGATAACAAAGGAGATTCTGAAGAACATGGAGCCGGTCAGGACCGAAACCATGAGCTTTGACAGCTCGATCAGTCTTTATGCGGAGACAGTTATCTCTGCAGATGGCAATCCCTTTGCCTTCAAAGAAAACGTGACGGTTGAATTCAGGAAAAATCTTGTACGGGTTCTGAAGCAGGGCTGA